A genomic region of Mycobacterium senriense contains the following coding sequences:
- the nei2 gene encoding endonuclease VIII Nei2 has translation MPEGDTVWHTAAVLREHLVGGTLTRCDIRVPRFATVDLTGQVVDEVLSRGKHLFIRVGAASIHSHLKMDGSWRVGKRPARVDHRARIILETDSVRAVGVDLGVLEVLERERDGDAVAHLGPDLLGEDWDPALAAANLTADPDRPIAEALLDQRVLAGVGNVYCNELCFLSGHLPTAPVRDIADPRRLVSRARDMLWLNRFRWNRCTTGDTRTGRQLWVYGRSGQPCRRCGTRINFDDSGERVTYWCPSCQR, from the coding sequence ATGCCCGAAGGCGACACCGTCTGGCACACCGCCGCCGTGCTGCGCGAGCACCTGGTCGGCGGCACCCTGACCCGCTGTGACATCCGGGTGCCGCGGTTCGCCACCGTCGATCTCACCGGGCAGGTGGTCGACGAGGTGCTCAGCCGCGGGAAGCACCTGTTCATCCGGGTCGGAGCCGCCAGCATTCACTCGCACCTGAAGATGGACGGCAGCTGGCGGGTCGGCAAGCGCCCGGCACGGGTCGACCACCGTGCGCGCATCATCCTGGAAACCGACAGCGTCCGCGCCGTCGGCGTGGACCTCGGCGTGCTGGAGGTCCTGGAGCGCGAGCGTGACGGTGACGCCGTGGCGCATCTGGGCCCCGATCTGCTGGGCGAGGATTGGGATCCCGCGCTCGCCGCCGCCAACCTGACGGCCGACCCGGACCGGCCGATCGCCGAGGCGCTGCTGGACCAGCGGGTGCTGGCCGGGGTCGGCAACGTCTACTGCAACGAATTGTGTTTCCTTTCCGGGCATCTGCCCACCGCGCCGGTGCGCGACATCGCCGACCCCCGTCGGCTGGTCTCGCGCGCGCGGGACATGTTGTGGCTCAATCGCTTCCGCTGGAACCGGTGCACCACCGGCGACACCCGAACCGGACGCCAGCTGTGGGTCTACGGGCGATCCGGGCAGCCCTGCCGCCGCTGCGGCACCCGGATCAACTTCGACGACTCCGGCGAACGGGTGACGTACTGGTGCCCGTCCTGCCAGCGCTGA
- a CDS encoding extracellular catalytic domain type 1 short-chain-length polyhydroxyalkanoate depolymerase, with product MAYARWLWLAVVAICVVGCGVRHVSAASARDISGTFRSGGMDRTYRVHVPAGDPVGLVLSLHGGGGTGISQRGLTGFDSVADAHNLLVAYPDGYDKSWADGRGASPADRRHIDDVAFLAGLVNKLQNDYGIAPGHVFVTGMSNGGFMTNRLACDRADLFAAVAPVAGTLGVGVACKPSQPVSVWEAHGTADPLVPFKGGAVRGRGGVSHSISVDTMVAKWRSADGCQGEPAMEALPDVRDGTVVRRYESTGCAANTEVVFYKIDSGGHTWPGGKQYLPAAVIGPTTRALDGSEAIAQFFLAHARD from the coding sequence ATGGCATACGCGCGGTGGCTGTGGCTCGCTGTGGTGGCGATATGCGTGGTCGGCTGCGGTGTGCGGCACGTGTCGGCGGCCAGCGCTCGAGACATTTCCGGCACCTTTCGATCCGGCGGCATGGACCGAACCTACAGGGTGCACGTGCCGGCGGGCGACCCCGTCGGGCTGGTGCTCAGTTTGCACGGGGGCGGCGGCACCGGGATCTCGCAGCGCGGCCTGACGGGCTTCGACAGCGTTGCTGATGCCCACAACCTGTTGGTGGCCTACCCCGACGGCTACGACAAGAGCTGGGCAGACGGGCGCGGTGCCTCGCCCGCCGATCGCCGCCACATCGACGATGTGGCCTTTCTGGCCGGACTGGTGAACAAGCTGCAGAACGACTACGGCATCGCGCCCGGGCACGTGTTCGTCACCGGGATGTCCAACGGCGGCTTCATGACCAACCGGCTGGCGTGCGACCGCGCCGACCTGTTCGCCGCGGTCGCCCCGGTGGCCGGCACCCTGGGCGTGGGGGTGGCCTGCAAACCTTCACAGCCGGTTTCGGTCTGGGAAGCCCACGGCACCGCCGACCCGCTGGTGCCGTTCAAGGGTGGGGCGGTGCGCGGGCGCGGCGGGGTCAGCCACTCCATCTCGGTGGACACCATGGTCGCCAAGTGGCGCTCGGCCGACGGGTGCCAGGGCGAGCCGGCCATGGAGGCGCTGCCCGACGTCCGCGACGGCACCGTCGTGCGCCGCTACGAGTCCACGGGATGCGCGGCGAACACCGAGGTGGTGTTCTACAAGATCGACAGCGGCGGCCACACCTGGCCGGGCGGAAAGCAATATCTGCCCGCGGCCGTCATCGGCCCCACCACCCGCGCGCTCGACGGGTCCGAGGCCATCGCCCAGTTCTTCCTCGCGCACGCCCGGGACTAG
- a CDS encoding DUF732 domain-containing protein — protein sequence MTTTQMRKPTRALSLLAIGVVPVAALLGVLAASATAHATNPDDAFLAALKAKGINYESPDAAVNSGHTVCHELDMGQTPEQVANSVLSSSTLDSYHAGYFVGVSIKAYCPKYADAAASSGS from the coding sequence ATGACGACCACCCAGATGCGCAAGCCCACCCGGGCGCTGTCGCTCCTGGCGATCGGCGTGGTGCCGGTGGCCGCGTTGCTCGGCGTGCTGGCCGCGTCCGCCACCGCGCACGCCACCAATCCCGACGATGCCTTCCTGGCCGCCCTGAAAGCCAAGGGCATCAATTACGAGTCACCCGACGCCGCGGTCAATTCCGGGCACACCGTGTGTCACGAACTCGATATGGGCCAGACACCCGAACAGGTCGCCAACAGCGTGTTGTCCAGCAGCACCCTGGACAGCTATCACGCCGGCTATTTCGTCGGGGTCAGCATCAAGGCGTACTGCCCGAAGTACGCGGATGCGGCGGCATCGTCCGGGTCCTGA
- a CDS encoding magnesium transporter CorA family protein produces the protein MQIASSIQGRVWRGGKAQDDFEFDKISDYLTEPDTLVWADLCEPDHDTLCGLADELGLNRWAVEDAVAAAERVKATAYESHTFFTVYAVHVATDTADTGERMLSMQRISGFVLPQGLITVRLTPDFDMTQVTRRWQEIGGQSYGVGALVHGLLDVVVDSHFTAVEALDDCIEAIEDELFDGGPRKGIFQRHTFRLRRDLVNLRRVALPMREVVNAIVHHRVSDGSDRRLDPLYADLYDHVLRVSEWTESLRDMITTIFETNLSLQDARLNIVMKKLTGWAAIIAVPTAITGFYGQNVPYPGFGTHAGFAASTGVIAVLMVVLYVMFKRRDWL, from the coding sequence ATGCAGATCGCATCGAGTATCCAGGGCCGGGTGTGGCGCGGTGGCAAGGCGCAGGACGACTTCGAGTTCGACAAGATCTCGGACTACCTCACCGAACCCGACACCCTGGTGTGGGCCGACCTGTGCGAACCGGACCACGACACGCTGTGCGGGCTGGCTGACGAACTCGGCCTGAACCGCTGGGCGGTCGAAGACGCCGTGGCGGCCGCCGAGCGGGTCAAGGCCACCGCCTACGAAAGCCACACCTTCTTCACCGTCTACGCCGTGCACGTCGCCACGGACACCGCCGATACCGGCGAGCGGATGCTGTCGATGCAACGCATTTCGGGATTCGTGCTGCCGCAGGGGCTGATCACCGTGCGCCTGACGCCCGACTTCGACATGACGCAGGTGACCCGGCGGTGGCAGGAGATCGGCGGCCAGAGCTACGGCGTCGGTGCACTGGTGCACGGCCTGCTCGACGTGGTGGTGGACAGCCATTTCACCGCCGTGGAGGCCCTCGATGACTGCATCGAAGCCATCGAGGACGAGCTGTTCGACGGCGGGCCGCGCAAGGGAATCTTTCAGCGCCACACCTTCCGGCTGCGCAGGGACCTGGTGAACCTGCGCCGCGTCGCCCTGCCGATGCGCGAAGTCGTCAACGCGATTGTGCATCATCGTGTTTCGGACGGCTCCGATCGCCGGCTGGACCCGCTGTACGCCGACCTGTACGACCACGTGCTGCGGGTGTCCGAATGGACGGAATCCTTGCGCGACATGATCACAACCATTTTCGAGACCAACCTGTCGTTGCAGGACGCCCGGTTGAACATCGTCATGAAGAAGCTGACGGGATGGGCCGCGATCATCGCAGTGCCGACGGCGATCACGGGTTTCTACGGGCAGAACGTGCCCTACCCGGGCTTCGGCACGCACGCCGGATTCGCGGCCAGTACCGGCGTGATAGCCGTCTTGATGGTGGTGCTCTACGTGATGTTCAAGCGTCGCGACTGGCTGTAG
- a CDS encoding DUF5994 family protein yields MEQSNRLQLKTYRAVSEHIDGAWWPRSTNLAGELPGLVASLSDRLGQIVMVGYRRNAWHETPPLVEIDGHPIELLGFINGEEASVIVMGENGRHITLHVIRPDTDEDVARRALDAVRAPADAVVSPAVRVTVGRSVADVADKLARHEGLGDERRTAQIRRWCEETAQRFIDAPVQTFVPILVEHIVRNRMMESPNQRYPADGGLCITVPGSSAPYSISS; encoded by the coding sequence ATGGAGCAATCAAACCGGTTGCAGCTCAAGACATATCGGGCTGTATCCGAGCACATCGACGGCGCCTGGTGGCCACGGTCGACAAACCTGGCCGGCGAGTTGCCGGGCCTGGTGGCGTCGTTGTCCGACCGGCTGGGGCAGATCGTCATGGTGGGCTACCGCCGCAACGCCTGGCACGAGACACCGCCGCTGGTTGAAATCGACGGGCACCCAATCGAATTACTGGGCTTTATCAATGGCGAGGAGGCCAGCGTCATCGTGATGGGCGAGAACGGCCGCCACATCACCCTGCACGTCATCCGGCCGGACACCGACGAGGACGTCGCCCGCCGGGCACTCGACGCGGTGCGGGCGCCCGCCGACGCCGTGGTGTCCCCGGCCGTCCGGGTCACCGTGGGGAGGTCGGTCGCCGACGTGGCCGACAAGCTGGCCCGTCACGAGGGGCTCGGTGACGAGCGGCGCACGGCTCAGATCAGGCGCTGGTGCGAGGAGACTGCGCAACGATTCATCGACGCACCGGTGCAGACCTTCGTCCCCATCCTCGTCGAACACATCGTCCGCAACCGCATGATGGAGTCGCCCAACCAGCGCTATCCCGCCGACGGCGGCCTGTGCATCACAGTGCCGGGCAGCTCCGCGCCGTACTCAATATCGTCGTAG